A window from Bacteroidota bacterium encodes these proteins:
- a CDS encoding esterase codes for MYKKKVYIFLLGMMFCVSNISVSQPPRGPFIISPQVQADKKITFRYLAPFAKQVLLGGSQFGSAQVPMTKDSIGIWSVTVGPVKPDIYPYSFVVDGVTVMDPANVAYFSNERFKASLVDIPGDTALAHAMKDVPHGSVTYEYYPSVEGSTGSLVVYTPPSYDKATSKKYPVFYLISGTTDTEETFFKVGRTNLILDNLIAEGKAQPMIIVMPYGNPMARIAEQTGKAKPADIISRDGEDAVKRAKLFETDLITKVIPYIENNYRTINNKNNRAIGGFSRGGGQTLRTAFGNMDKFSWICCYSAYLSTPEMESSFKNVYENPERTNKELKLLWVSVGSEDFLYKPTLEFIDFLKAKNVNHKTLITGGGHTWMNVKNYVTQTVQLLFH; via the coding sequence ATGTATAAAAAAAAAGTATACATTTTTCTTTTAGGAATGATGTTTTGTGTTAGCAATATTTCCGTCAGCCAACCGCCCCGTGGTCCATTCATTATCTCCCCGCAAGTTCAGGCCGATAAAAAAATTACATTTCGTTACCTGGCACCTTTTGCTAAACAAGTTTTGCTTGGCGGTAGCCAGTTTGGATCTGCACAGGTTCCAATGACAAAAGATTCAATTGGAATCTGGAGTGTAACAGTTGGGCCGGTAAAGCCAGACATTTATCCTTATAGTTTCGTGGTAGATGGTGTAACGGTAATGGACCCAGCCAATGTAGCTTATTTTTCCAATGAACGTTTTAAAGCAAGTCTTGTAGACATTCCCGGCGATACTGCATTGGCACATGCTATGAAAGACGTACCACATGGTAGTGTTACTTATGAATATTATCCATCAGTGGAAGGGTCAACCGGTTCATTGGTAGTTTATACTCCACCCAGTTATGACAAAGCAACATCAAAAAAATATCCTGTTTTTTATTTAATCAGCGGAACAACAGATACAGAAGAAACATTTTTTAAAGTAGGTCGCACCAACCTTATTCTTGACAACCTCATCGCCGAAGGAAAAGCACAACCGATGATCATCGTGATGCCTTACGGAAATCCAATGGCAAGAATAGCGGAACAAACAGGAAAAGCAAAACCAGCAGATATTATTTCAAGAGATGGAGAGGATGCTGTAAAAAGAGCAAAGCTCTTTGAAACCGATTTGATCACAAAAGTGATCCCCTACATTGAAAATAATTATCGCACCATCAATAATAAAAACAACCGTGCCATTGGCGGATTCTCTAGAGGCGGTGGGCAAACATTAAGGACCGCCTTCGGCAATATGGATAAATTTTCCTGGATATGTTGTTATAGTGCGTACCTATCGACTCCCGAAATGGAAAGCAGCTTTAAAAATGTATATGAAAATCCAGAACGAACTAATAAAGAATTGAAGTTGCTGTGGGTAAGTGTGGGAAGCGAAGATTTTTTATATAAGCCAACACTGGAGTTTATAGATTTCCTGAAAGCTAAAAATGTTAATCACAAAACGCTTATTACCGGCGGCGGACATACTTGGATGAATGTAAAAAATTATGTGACACAGACCGTACAATTGCTCTTTCATTAA